In Herbaspirillum seropedicae, a single window of DNA contains:
- a CDS encoding polysaccharide deacetylase family protein, whose protein sequence is MHATLPALPSPAPLPASLGMLALLLRLGGNLLALGRRRRLCILTYHRVLAQPDPLLGGEIDLASFRWQMQLLAKGFTVLPLAEALQRLRQNRLPPRAVSITFDDGYRSVHTLALPVLQQLGLPATVFATTGFVEHGSMWNDRILHAVRRLPADAHDWQALGLPQELLPSAPDLRHDPDARTHLATLLDAHVKYLAPAERQRVIETLERHAGPVGQADQANQADQDLMLDHDMLLALAQAGVEIGGHTTSHPILSRLDDAQARHEICDNKAALEAILGRRLRLFAYPNGKPGLDYDQRHVAMVRGAGYEAAFTTAGGSAGPEHDCYQIPRGRPWDRRPLMFGLRLLRWLARPGA, encoded by the coding sequence TGCCTGCCTCTCTGGGCATGCTGGCGCTGCTGCTGCGCCTGGGCGGCAACCTGCTGGCGCTGGGCCGGCGTCGGCGCCTGTGCATCCTGACCTATCACCGCGTGCTGGCGCAGCCGGACCCGCTCCTGGGGGGCGAGATCGACCTGGCCAGTTTTCGCTGGCAGATGCAATTGCTGGCCAAGGGATTCACCGTGCTGCCGCTGGCCGAGGCGCTGCAACGGCTGCGGCAGAACCGCCTGCCGCCGCGTGCGGTGAGCATCACCTTCGACGATGGCTACCGCTCGGTGCATACGCTGGCCCTGCCGGTCTTGCAACAACTGGGCTTGCCGGCCACCGTCTTCGCCACCACCGGCTTTGTCGAGCACGGCAGCATGTGGAATGACCGCATCCTCCACGCCGTGCGGCGACTGCCCGCCGATGCCCATGACTGGCAAGCGCTGGGCCTGCCGCAGGAACTGCTGCCGAGCGCGCCCGACCTGCGCCACGACCCGGACGCCCGCACCCATCTGGCTACCTTGCTCGATGCCCATGTCAAGTACCTGGCGCCGGCGGAGCGCCAGCGCGTCATCGAAACGCTGGAGCGCCATGCCGGCCCGGTGGGCCAGGCCGACCAGGCAAACCAGGCGGACCAGGACCTCATGCTCGATCACGACATGCTGCTCGCCCTGGCGCAGGCGGGCGTGGAAATCGGCGGCCATACGACCTCGCACCCCATCCTGAGCCGGCTTGATGACGCCCAGGCGCGCCACGAGATCTGCGACAACAAGGCGGCGCTGGAAGCCATCCTGGGCCGCCGACTGCGGCTGTTCGCCTACCCCAACGGCAAACCGGGGCTGGACTATGACCAGCGCCACGTGGCCATGGTGCGCGGCGCCGGTTATGAGGCCGCCTTTACCACGGCGGGCGGCTCGGCCGGACCGGAACATGACTGCTACCAGATCCCGCGCGGCCGTCCCTGGGACCGCCGCCCCCTGATGTTCGGCCTGCGCCTGCTGCGCTGGCTGGCCCGGCCTGGAGCCTGA
- a CDS encoding glycosyltransferase — translation MQHHSSPSQEGATLPRALLIAFHFPPQSESSGIQRTLSFSRHLAQFGWTPMVLSAHPMAYERKNASQLASLPPELIVRRPLALDAKRHLGWKGRYLQLTALPDRWISWWLFALPCALAMVRKHKPAVIWSTFPISTAHLIGLCLHRLTGLPWVADFRDPMLQSDFPSNRWQRKLFGWIERLAIRHCTHATFTTQGALESYRARFPQALHHKFVVIENGYDEQTFAQEPHACALPGQPGQTRPLTLVHSGVLYTEGRDPSAFFQALAMLRARGLVDAQRLRVILRAPGDLDYFTQLAQRCGVIDLVHIAPPVPYRQALHEMLEADGLLVFQGRPFNRQAPAKIYEYFRARKPVLGLLDLEGETAGMLRSAGFPDLVEMTDPEAIAPVLTRFLRAIADGTAHVASEALVAASSRTHRTRQLAELFTQSLP, via the coding sequence ATGCAACACCACTCCTCCCCCTCCCAAGAAGGCGCCACGCTGCCGCGCGCCTTGCTGATCGCCTTCCACTTTCCGCCGCAGTCGGAAAGCAGCGGCATCCAGCGCACCCTCAGTTTTTCGCGGCACCTGGCCCAGTTCGGCTGGACGCCCATGGTGCTCTCGGCCCACCCGATGGCCTATGAACGCAAGAACGCCTCGCAGTTGGCCAGCCTGCCGCCGGAACTGATCGTGCGCCGTCCGCTGGCGCTGGACGCCAAGCGTCACCTGGGCTGGAAGGGCCGCTACCTGCAGCTCACCGCCTTGCCGGACCGCTGGATCAGCTGGTGGCTGTTCGCCCTGCCCTGCGCCCTGGCGATGGTGCGCAAGCACAAGCCGGCGGTGATCTGGTCCACCTTCCCGATCTCCACGGCGCACCTGATCGGCCTGTGCCTGCACCGCCTGACCGGCCTGCCCTGGGTGGCCGACTTCCGCGACCCCATGCTGCAATCGGACTTTCCCAGCAACCGCTGGCAGCGCAAGCTGTTCGGCTGGATCGAGCGGCTCGCGATCAGGCATTGCACCCACGCCACCTTCACCACGCAAGGGGCGCTGGAGTCCTACCGGGCGCGCTTTCCCCAAGCCCTGCACCACAAGTTCGTGGTGATCGAAAACGGCTATGACGAACAGACCTTCGCCCAGGAGCCGCACGCCTGCGCGCTGCCGGGCCAGCCTGGGCAGACGCGCCCGCTGACGCTGGTCCATAGCGGTGTGCTCTATACCGAGGGACGCGACCCCAGCGCCTTCTTCCAGGCCCTGGCCATGCTGCGCGCGCGCGGGCTGGTCGATGCCCAGCGCTTGCGGGTGATCCTGCGCGCCCCTGGCGACCTGGACTATTTCACCCAGCTGGCGCAGCGCTGCGGCGTGATCGATCTGGTCCACATCGCGCCGCCCGTGCCGTATCGCCAGGCCTTGCATGAAATGCTGGAAGCCGATGGCCTGCTGGTGTTCCAGGGCCGGCCCTTCAACCGCCAGGCGCCGGCCAAGATCTACGAATACTTCCGCGCCCGCAAACCCGTGCTGGGGCTGCTGGACCTGGAAGGAGAAACCGCCGGCATGCTGCGTAGCGCCGGATTTCCCGACCTGGTCGAGATGACCGATCCCGAGGCCATCGCGCCGGTGCTCACGCGCTTCCTGCGAGCCATCGCCGATGGCACGGCGCACGTGGCCAGCGAAGCACTGGTGGCGGCCAGTTCGCGCACCCACCGCACGCGCCAGCTGGCCGAGCTGTTCACCCAGAGCCTGCCGTGA